In Acidobacteriota bacterium, the DNA window CGCGGCCTGAACCTGAGCGTGTTGAGGAAGGAGGCCGCCGCGGGCGCCGCGGGCGCTCCGCCGCCGGACAAGTACGACCTGCTGCTTCAGGGGCTGGACATGCTGGGGGAGGCCTACTCCCTGGGCCTCGAAAAGCGGCAGCTGCTCGACGAGCTGACCTGGCTCGAAAACGAGGCGAAATACCACGCCGAAAGCCTCGGGCAGATCAAGAAGAAGGAACGGGTGATCCTCGACATCCGCAACGACCTCGTGGAGGCGGACGCCATCATGCGGAGGTACGATTTCCGCAAAAACGCCCTGATCCAGGTGCTGCTGGACGTCCAGGAAAAGTTCCGCTGGCTTCCGCGCCACGTCCTGAACTGGATCAGCGGCAGGCTCAACATTTCCCTCCGCGAAATCTACACGATCGCCCGCTTCTATGAGGCCTTCAGCCTGGAGCCGCGCGGCCGCCATATCGTGCAGGTCTGCACCGGGACCGCCTGCCACGTGCGCGGAGCCTCGGAACTGCTCACGCGCATATCGGCCACCCTGGGGGTCAAGCCGGGCGAAACCGACGCCAGACAGGCGTTCACGCTCGAAACGGTCCACTGCATCGGGTGCTGCGCCCTGGCCCCGGTGGTCCAGATCGATTCCCGCTACCACCGGAACCCTTCCAAGGGCCAGTTCGAAAAGATCATCAAATCCCTGGAAAAAGAGGAGGTCGACCCATGCCCCGCATAGAAACCCCTGACGATCTTGCCCGACTGAGGGATCAGGCCGTCGCCCGGCGCCATTCCAGGGAGACCTGGGTCGCCGTCTGCGCGGGAACCGGCTGCCGCGCCTACGGGGCCGAAGACCTGGCGGAGTCGCTGGAAACAGAGGTCGAAAAGCGCGGGCTCGGGAAGAAGATCGGGGTCCGCAAGACCGGCTGCCACGGCTTCTGCGAACGCGGCCCCCTGGTCGTCGTCCAGCCTTCGGACGTCTGCTATCTCGGGGCCCAGCCCAAAAACGTCCCCGCCATCGTCGACAAACTCGAAGGGAAGGACGCCGCAGTCGACAAACTCCTCTACGTGGACGGGGAGAACGGGAAGCCCCTCGCCCGCCTGGACGAAATCCCGTTCTACAAGCACCAGCAGCGGGTGGTCCTGGGCGACAACGTGCACATCGACGCCTCCGACATCCTCGACTACATCGCCGTCGGGGGATACGCCGCCCTGGCCAAGGCGCTTTCGGGCATGACGCCCGAAGAGGTGCTCCTCGAGGTGAAGGAAGCGAAGCTGCGCGGGCGCGGGGGCGGCGGTTTTCCGGCCGGCCGGAAATGGGAGACCACCCGCAAGGCCCCCGGGGAACCCAAGTACGTCATCGTCAACGCCGACGAGGGGGACCCCGGCGCCTACATGGACCGCAGCATCCTCGAGGGGAACCCCCACGGCGTGCTCGAGGGGCTGATCCTCGGGGCCTACGCCATCGGCGCGGGCGAGGGCTTCATCTACGTCCGCCAGGAATACCCCCTGGCCCGGGAGCACGCCCAGAAGGCCCTGGACCAGGCCCGGGAGTACGGCCTGCTCGGGGAAAACATCCTCGGCTCCGGGTTCAGTTTCGACGTGAAGATCCACCGCGGCGCCGGCGCGTTCGTCTCCGGGGAATCGAGCGCCCTGATGAGCGCCATCGAAGGGCACGTGGGGGAACCGCGGCCCAAGTACATCCACACCTCCGAGAAGGGGGTGTGGGGCAAGCCCTCCTGCCTGAACAACGTCGAGACCTGGGCCAACGTCCCCCACATCATCAACAGGGGGGCGGAGTGGTTCACGGGCATGGGGACGGAGGGGAGCAAGGGGACCAAGATCTTCTCCCTGGTCGGGAAGGTCAACAACACGGGGCTGGTCGAGGTCCCCATGGGCATCACCCTGCGCGACATCATCTTCAAGATCGGCGGGGGGATCCCGGGCGGCAAGAAGTTCAAGGCCGTCCAGACGGGCGGCCCATCCGGCGGGGTGATTCCCGAATCGATGCTCGACCTGCCGGTCGATTTCGACGAACTCACCCGGGTCGGGTCGATGATGGGGTCGGGCGGCATGATCGTCATGGACGAAAACACCTGCATGGTCGACACCGCCCGGTACTACATGAGCTTCCTCGCGCACGAGTCGTGCGGGAAGTGCGTCCCCTGCCGGGAGGGGACGCGCCAGATGCTGCGCATCCTCGACCGCATCGTCGCCGGAGAGGGGAAGGAAGAGGATCTCGCCGTCCTGGAGGAGCTCGGGGATTTCATGGAGGACGCCTCGCTCTGCGCCCTGGGGCAGTCGGCCCCCTTCCCCGTCCTCAGCACGCTGAAATATTTCCGCGCGGAATACGAGGAGCACATCAGGGAAAGACGGTGCCGCTCGGGGGTATGCACCCCCCTGATCGCCTACGACATCGACCAGGCCACCTGCGGCAAATGCGGCGCCTGCCTGCGGGCGTGCCCCGTCGCCGCGGTCGACCAGTCCGCGGACAAGGTCTTCACCATCCTCCAGGAAAAGTGCATCAAATGCGGCGCCTGCTTCACCGCCTGCCCGGAAAAATTCAGCGCCGTCGTCAAGGTGCCGGCATACGCCATTGGGAAACCGCCCGCGGGCAATCCGCCCCCGGAGGGAAAACGAGAGTAGCGAGAGGGCGCCATGAAGAACATAACCCTGGAAATTGACGGTCGCACGGTCGAGGCCGGGGAGGGGACCACCCTCCTCAAGGCGGCCCAATCGGTCGGGATCCGAATCCCCACCCTGTGCAACGACGACAGGCTGGAACCGTACGGCGGATGCCGCATGTGCATGGTGGAGATCGAGACCTCGTGGGGGCGCAAAAGACTGGTGGCCTCCTGCGTCTACCCCGTGGAGGAGGGCCTGCGGGTCCAGACCGACACGGAAAGGATCCGGCGCATCCGCAGGATGATCATCGAGCTCCTCTGGCCCTCCTCCCAGGTGTACGCCGAGGAGTACGGGGTCACCGGGTCCCGGTTCGAGCCCGGCCTGACCGACTGCAGCCTCTGCGGCCTCTGCCTCCGGTACTGTTCGGAAATCAAGGGGGAAAACAGGATCTACTTCGAGGGGCGGGGGATCGAACGCCGCCCGGCCCTCGTCGAGGGGTCGGAGCTCACCTGCCGCGCCTGCGGTGAATGCTTCACCCTCTGCGGCAGCGGCTGGATCGCCTCGAGGTGCTGATGAAAGGAGCCGGCCGCCTGGCCCCGGCGCTGATCCTGCTGGCGTTGCTGGGCCCGTTGACGCCCTGGCCGCCGCGGTCCGGGGCGGCGGCGGAGGAGTACCGGCCCGTCATAGGGCAGAGGGGGAAGGACGTCATCTGGGTGCCGACGCCCGAAAACCTCATCGAGGCGATGCTCGACACCGCCGGGGTGACGCCCGACGACTACGTCATCGACCTGGGATCGGGGGACGGGCGGATCGTCATCGCGGCCGCCCGGCGCGGGGCGCGCGCCCTCGGAATCGAATACAACCCGGACCTGACGGAGCTGTCGAGGCGCAACGCCGAGGCGGCCGGGGTGGCGGATCGGGCCCGCTTCGTGACCGCCGATATCTTCTCGAGCGACCTCGCCCGGGCCACCGTCGTCACCCTCTATCTCCTCCCGGACCTGAACCTCCGGCTGCGCCCCACCCTCCTGGGGCTCGCCCCCGGGACCCGGGTGGTTTCGCACGCCTTCCACATGGGGGAATGGGAGCCCGACGAGACCATCCTCCTCGCGGACCGTGAAGCCTATCTCTGGATCGTCCCCGCCCGGGCGGACGGGGTCTGGACCCTCCACGACGGGGACACGCCCTCCGAGCTTCGCCTCGTCCAGAACTTCCAGAAGATCGAAGGGACTCTGCGCCCCGGACTCCCGATCGCGGGCGGGCGGGTCCGGGGGGACCGGGTCTCCTTCCGCGCCGGCGACGCCTCCTGGGAGGGGCGCATCGAGGGGGATGCGATGGAGGGGACCGTGACCACCGGTGGAGTCCGGCGCACCTGGTCGGCCGCCCGGACCGGACGGTAGGGCCCAACATGAAGGAACATGCCCGGACGGCCATCGTCACCGGCGCTTCCAGCGGCATCGGGGAAGCTTTCGCCCGGCGCCTCCACCGGGAAGGATACCGGCTGGTCCTGGTGGCGCGCCGCGCGGACCGCCTGGAAAAGCTGGCCCGGGAACTGCCGCCCGCCGAAGCCCTGGAGGCCGACCTCTCCCTGGACGGGGGGATCGAACGCGTCGCCCGGCGCATCGGCGCCGAACCCGGGCTCGAACTGCTGGTCAACAACGCCGGGTTCGAGGTGCCGGGCCGGTTCTGGGAAGCGGACCCCGGGGCGCTCGACCGGATGCACCGGCTGCATGTCCTCTGCGTCGAGCGGCTCACCCGGGCCGCCCTGGAAAGGCTGGTGCCGCAAGGGCGGGGGGGCGTCATCAATGTCGCCTCGATGGCCGGCTTCTTCAGCATCCCGGGCGCCGTCGCCTACGGCGCGACCAAGGCCTGGGTCACCCGATTCACCGAGGGCCTCCACCTCGAACTCCGGAGCGCCGGTTCCCCGGTGCGCGTGCAGGCGCTCTGTCCGGGGTTCACCCGCTCGGAATTCCACGCCGCCGCCGGAATGGCCGCCGGCGCCATCCCGCGGCCGCTCTGGATGACGGCGGAGGAGGTGGTCGACGTCTCGCTCCGGGCGCTCGCACGCAACCGCGTCGTCGTGATCCCCGGGTGGAAATACCGCCTGACGGCGGCCCTGGGGCGCGCCCTCCCCCGTTTTTTGACCGACGCGGCCATCCTCGAATACAGCCGCAGAACGAAAACCGATAATTTCCGCCGCTGACACCGGCGCTTTTGCTACAGTAGGCGGGTCACGGGCATCGACCCGCCTCGGAATCGGAAGGAGATCGGGCAATGAAAAAAGGAAAGACCCTGAGGATGGTCCTGGGACTGGCCGCCGCCGCCATGCTGGCCGGCGCCGGGCGCGCCCAGGAACCGAAAATCACCGTGCACAACCCCCTGGGGCAGCCACCCGCGATCGCGCGCGTCCCCATGGCCCCCCGCATCGACAGCCTCGAGGGGAAGACGATCTACATCGTGGACATCGGGTTCACCGACACCCACCAGTTCTTCACCGAGATGCGCGACCTGCTCGCCGTGAAATACCCCAAAACCGAATGGGTGGTCCGTACCAAGATCGGCACCTATTTCGACGACGACCCCGGGCTCTGGGCCGAAATCAAGGAGAAGGGGCACGGCATGATCATGGGGATCGGGCATTGAAGCTCCTGTTCGCCGTCGGTCGTCGGCCACTGCTGGACAGTCGAAAAGCTCGGAATCCCCACCGCCCCGGTCGTCACCCGGGTGTTCGAGGAACTCGTCAAGACCTACACCTTTAAAAAGGGAATGCCCAACCAGCGCTTCACCTTCGTCCCCCACCCGATCACGGGCGTTCCGGCGGCCACCTGCCGCAGGTTCCTCCAGGGGAACGACCCGCTCACGGGCAAACCCGTCCTCGAGGAGATCATCGCCGCCCTCACCCTCCCTCTCAGCGCCGAGGACTCCAAAAAAGGATTCATCGAAAGGCCCACCCCCAGGATGGTGCCCCCCGACACGGAGGAGAACCTGCACCGCCTCTTCCTGGAAAACCAGTGGACCGACGGGCTCCCCATCGTGCTGCCGACCGAGGCCCGCGTGGCCGAGATGCTCAAGGGGACCAGCCACGCCCCTGACGAGCCGGTGGGCAAGATGCAGCCCTCCTCCCCGCACGAAGCCTGGAGCTACGACGTGGAGAGGGTGGCCGTCAACGCCGTGATGGCGGGCGCCCGCCCGGAGCACCTTCCCGTGATCCTGGCCCTGGCCTCCACGGGGGTTCCCTCCCTGTACACCTCCACGACCTCGTTCGCGCGCATGGTGGTGGTCAACGGCCCCATCCGGAACGAACTCAGGATGAACGCGGGGATCGGCGCGCTGGGCCCCTTCAACCAGGCCAACAGCGTCATCGGAAGGGCGTGGACCCTGATGTCGATCAACCTGGCGGCCGCGGGGAAGGCCGGGGAGACCTACATGGGGAGCCAGGGGAACAACTACAACTACAACAACCTGTGCATGCCCGAAAACGAGGAGGAGCTCCCCGACGGGTGGAAACCCTTCCACGTGCAGCTGGGATACAAGCCGGGGGAGAGCGTCGTCAGCACCTTCAACGGGTGGGGCTTCATCCACCCCGACCAGAGCTTCGGCAAGCCGTTCCACACGCAGATCCCGTTCTGGCTCAAGTTCGTCAGCCCCTTCTCCCCCGCCATGCTCTTGCTCGACCCCACCATCATCCACCAGCTCAAGGAGCGCGAAGGGTTCGATTCCAAGGAGCAGCTGATCGAGTGGATCCACAAGAACACGAAGGTGAGCGTCGGGGACTGGCTGGATAATTTCTACAGCGTCCAGAACTTCGTCCACCCCGTGGGGAGGAGGGGGGTGGAGCCCTTCGCATCCTGGCTCAAGCTCCCGCGCGAGGAGATGATCCCGCAGATAGCCAGCCCGGACAACATCCACATCCTGTCGGTGGGAGGGGGGACCAACCTCTTCTGGCAGGCGGGGGACTTCGGCCACGTTTCGAGCGCTTCGGTGGACAAGTGGCGCTGAGACACCGCCGCCGGGGCTTTCGGGAGCCCCGGCGGCCCCGCTACAGGTCGGAAGCCAGCCCGGCGAGCCCCAGTTCGGCGAGGCATTCCCTGGAAGGCTTCCCGGAGCGGACGTCCCACTTCATCTCGGTGAAGTACCCGTCGCGCAGCGCGCCGTAGTCGGTTTTCGCGGTGGACCGGATGCGCTTGGGGAGCTCGAACTTGTCCGGGGTCAGCCCCTCCCGCGCGTTGAACGCCTGCCGCAGAGTCAGGATGCGGCGTCCCGCCCGCAGGGCTTCCGCCCACCCGAAATCCCAACCCGTGGCCCCGGCGATCAGGTCGGCGACGGGAGGGGGGGCGGTGGCCACGGTGTAGAGGGAGCAGAGGCCGGCGGCGTTCAGGAGCTGGTGGTAGCTGCTGCCGATGGCATGCAGGGCGAACGGGCTCTGCCCCGAAGCCCGCAGCGCGGGGTCCGTCCCGATCGAGCCTCCCTCGGCCAGCATGCCCGAGATCTGGCTGTCCATGTGGTGCGCGGGGTTGGCGTCGGCGATGTTGGCCGTGCCCAGCGCCGGGGACATCCTCGGGTCGTGGTACGCCAGGCTCTTGCCGCGGATGGCGATGGCGTACTGGCCGGCCCCCTTGCCGATGCGGTCCGCCGCCTTCCCGGTCCCGTCCGCCAGCACCGCGCCGAACCCCTCCCGCCGGGCGATCTTTTCCACCAGCGCGACGATCGCGTCGGCGTTCCCCCAGGTGAGGTCCAGCCCGTCGGTGTCCTCCCTGCCGATCAGCCCCTTTTCGTAGCACTCCATGGCCATGGCGATCGTGCCGCCGACCCCGACGGTGTCGATGCCGTATCGGTTGCAGATATCGTTGGCCTTGATCACCGACTCCAGGTTGTCGTTCATCAGCATCCCGCCCAGGGCGGCCAGGGACTGGTATTCGGGGCGGTGCATCTCGTCCCGGATGGCGTAGCGCCCCTCCTTCTGCCGAATGATGGCGCCGCACGAGATGGGACAGGCGTAGCAGCCGTAGCTGCCGACCTTGTACTTGTCCATGTTCCCGCTGTCAAGGTTCGAGATGTTGGGGAGGGCGTCGAGCCCGCTCAACTGCCAGTTCTTGAGCGGCGCGTCGCCGATGGCGACCAGGAAGCTGATGTTGTTGCCGGTCCCCGACCGGGAGAGGGCGCCGGCGAACTCGTTGGTGCTGATGATGGCCATGAACTTTTCGAGCGCCGCGTGGAACTTCTCCGGATCGGCCGGCTCGATGGCGCACCGCCCGCCCCGGATGGCGACCGCCTTGAGGTTCTTCGAACCCATGACGGCGCCGACGCCGTTGCGGGCCGCTATCCTCCCCCGCTCGCTGACGATGCCGGCCAGGAGCGACCGGGCTTCCCCCGCCGGCCCGATGCAGGCGATTTTCGCCCCGGGGTCCCCCAGCGATTCATGCAACCGGTCCTCGGTCTCGTAGGCGTCCCGGCCCCAGAGCTCCGAGGCGTCTTTCAACTCCGCGCCCCCGTCCCGGATATCCAGGTAAACGGGCCTGGGGGAAATCCCGGAGAAGAAGACGGCGTCGTAGCCCGCCCCCTTGAGCTCCGGGCCCAGGGTCCCGCCCGAATTGGACTCGGCCCAGGTGCCGGTAAGGGGCGATTTGGTCACCAGCATGTGGCGCCCGCTGCCGGGGGAAGCCGTCCCCGTCAGTCCCCCGACGACGAACCCGAGGATGTTTTCGGGCCCCAGGGGATCGACCCCCGCCTTCATCCTTTCATAGAGGACGCGGACGCCCAGTCCGTTGGCCCCCACGAACTGCCGGTAGATCTCCGCGGGGAGCCGCTCCTCGCGTATATGCCCCCGCGTGAGGTCGACATTCAGAATTTTGCCTGCGTAGCAGCCGGGGATCTCCATAAAACCTGCACCTCACAGAAATCGGCAACCCTCCTCCGCCGCCGCGGAGCGGGACGGGAGGGCTCCCTTTCCAGAATAGCACGAGGGGCGGGGCGGGGGGGAGAATCGGTACGGAAATCGGGGGTTGAGAGCCTCGCGCGCCTATTTTCCGCCCCTGCACCTAAGGACGAAAAGGGCCGCGAGCCCCGTCAGCAGGAGAGCCAGGGTCCCGGTTTCGGGCACGACGACGTCCGAGGGGCGGACGACGAAGAGCGGGCGATGATAATAGGGGAGGATCGAGGGGCGCTGGGCCGCGACGAAGGAGTCGAGAGGGTCGAAGGGGACCAGGGCCAGGCCGGTTTCCGGCAGCGGCGACAGGTCGAGGCCCGTCCCGGGGCCGGCTGCAGGCGGGGCCAGCCGCGCCAACTCCGGGAAATCGAACGATTCCAGGAGCGGTTCCTCGTCGGAGACGGGAAGCTGCGGGGCGGCCGACACCCGGTTTCCGCAGCGGGCGCGCACCTCGCACTCGCCGTCGGTGAGGAGGGCTTCCCCTTCGGGGATCCTCACCTTGTTGGCCGTCCAGTAGACCTGGTCATCCCGGC includes these proteins:
- a CDS encoding response regulator; the protein is MNTRKPVAGEQPAEGPLDVLIMDGEEAFAAACRRTLEEAGFRVAVSGTAGQGLALAGTRHPGVVLLDLQLPDMQGAEALGALSRQAPAAVPVVASAHGTVDAAVESMKLGAFDFLTRPVAPEKLVETVRRGLNLSVLRKEAAAGAAGAPPPDKYDLLLQGLDMLGEAYSLGLEKRQLLDELTWLENEAKYHAESLGQIKKKERVILDIRNDLVEADAIMRRYDFRKNALIQVLLDVQEKFRWLPRHVLNWISGRLNISLREIYTIARFYEAFSLEPRGRHIVQVCTGTACHVRGASELLTRISATLGVKPGETDARQAFTLETVHCIGCCALAPVVQIDSRYHRNPSKGQFEKIIKSLEKEEVDPCPA
- a CDS encoding 4Fe-4S dicluster domain-containing protein; the encoded protein is MPRIETPDDLARLRDQAVARRHSRETWVAVCAGTGCRAYGAEDLAESLETEVEKRGLGKKIGVRKTGCHGFCERGPLVVVQPSDVCYLGAQPKNVPAIVDKLEGKDAAVDKLLYVDGENGKPLARLDEIPFYKHQQRVVLGDNVHIDASDILDYIAVGGYAALAKALSGMTPEEVLLEVKEAKLRGRGGGGFPAGRKWETTRKAPGEPKYVIVNADEGDPGAYMDRSILEGNPHGVLEGLILGAYAIGAGEGFIYVRQEYPLAREHAQKALDQAREYGLLGENILGSGFSFDVKIHRGAGAFVSGESSALMSAIEGHVGEPRPKYIHTSEKGVWGKPSCLNNVETWANVPHIINRGAEWFTGMGTEGSKGTKIFSLVGKVNNTGLVEVPMGITLRDIIFKIGGGIPGGKKFKAVQTGGPSGGVIPESMLDLPVDFDELTRVGSMMGSGGMIVMDENTCMVDTARYYMSFLAHESCGKCVPCREGTRQMLRILDRIVAGEGKEEDLAVLEELGDFMEDASLCALGQSAPFPVLSTLKYFRAEYEEHIRERRCRSGVCTPLIAYDIDQATCGKCGACLRACPVAAVDQSADKVFTILQEKCIKCGACFTACPEKFSAVVKVPAYAIGKPPAGNPPPEGKRE
- a CDS encoding 2Fe-2S iron-sulfur cluster binding domain-containing protein; this encodes MKNITLEIDGRTVEAGEGTTLLKAAQSVGIRIPTLCNDDRLEPYGGCRMCMVEIETSWGRKRLVASCVYPVEEGLRVQTDTERIRRIRRMIIELLWPSSQVYAEEYGVTGSRFEPGLTDCSLCGLCLRYCSEIKGENRIYFEGRGIERRPALVEGSELTCRACGECFTLCGSGWIASRC
- a CDS encoding methyltransferase domain-containing protein; protein product: MKGAGRLAPALILLALLGPLTPWPPRSGAAAEEYRPVIGQRGKDVIWVPTPENLIEAMLDTAGVTPDDYVIDLGSGDGRIVIAAARRGARALGIEYNPDLTELSRRNAEAAGVADRARFVTADIFSSDLARATVVTLYLLPDLNLRLRPTLLGLAPGTRVVSHAFHMGEWEPDETILLADREAYLWIVPARADGVWTLHDGDTPSELRLVQNFQKIEGTLRPGLPIAGGRVRGDRVSFRAGDASWEGRIEGDAMEGTVTTGGVRRTWSAARTGR
- a CDS encoding SDR family oxidoreductase → MKEHARTAIVTGASSGIGEAFARRLHREGYRLVLVARRADRLEKLARELPPAEALEADLSLDGGIERVARRIGAEPGLELLVNNAGFEVPGRFWEADPGALDRMHRLHVLCVERLTRAALERLVPQGRGGVINVASMAGFFSIPGAVAYGATKAWVTRFTEGLHLELRSAGSPVRVQALCPGFTRSEFHAAAGMAAGAIPRPLWMTAEEVVDVSLRALARNRVVVIPGWKYRLTAALGRALPRFLTDAAILEYSRRTKTDNFRR
- a CDS encoding aldehyde ferredoxin oxidoreductase family protein, with product MEIPGCYAGKILNVDLTRGHIREERLPAEIYRQFVGANGLGVRVLYERMKAGVDPLGPENILGFVVGGLTGTASPGSGRHMLVTKSPLTGTWAESNSGGTLGPELKGAGYDAVFFSGISPRPVYLDIRDGGAELKDASELWGRDAYETEDRLHESLGDPGAKIACIGPAGEARSLLAGIVSERGRIAARNGVGAVMGSKNLKAVAIRGGRCAIEPADPEKFHAALEKFMAIISTNEFAGALSRSGTGNNISFLVAIGDAPLKNWQLSGLDALPNISNLDSGNMDKYKVGSYGCYACPISCGAIIRQKEGRYAIRDEMHRPEYQSLAALGGMLMNDNLESVIKANDICNRYGIDTVGVGGTIAMAMECYEKGLIGREDTDGLDLTWGNADAIVALVEKIARREGFGAVLADGTGKAADRIGKGAGQYAIAIRGKSLAYHDPRMSPALGTANIADANPAHHMDSQISGMLAEGGSIGTDPALRASGQSPFALHAIGSSYHQLLNAAGLCSLYTVATAPPPVADLIAGATGWDFGWAEALRAGRRILTLRQAFNAREGLTPDKFELPKRIRSTAKTDYGALRDGYFTEMKWDVRSGKPSRECLAELGLAGLASDL